The following coding sequences are from one Triticum dicoccoides isolate Atlit2015 ecotype Zavitan chromosome 4A, WEW_v2.0, whole genome shotgun sequence window:
- the LOC119284702 gene encoding histone H2B.1-like, translating into MAPKAEKKPAAKKPAEEEPAAEKAEKTPAGKKPKAEKRLPAGKKTASKEGGGEKRGRKKGKKSVETYKIYIFKVLKQVHPDIGISSKAMSIMNSFINDIFEKLAGEAAKLARYNKKPTITSREIQTSVRLVLPGELAKHAVSEGTKAVTKFTSS; encoded by the coding sequence ATGGCCCCCAAGGCGGAGAAGAAGCCGGCGGCGAAGAAGCCCGCGGAGGAGGAGCCCGCGGCGGAGAAGGCCGAGAAGACCcctgccgggaagaagcccaaggccgAGAAGCGGCTGCCGGCGGGCAAGAAGACCGCCTCCAAGGAGGGCGGCGGCGAGAAGAGGGGccggaagaagggcaagaagagcgtggagacctacaagatctacatcttcaaggtgctgaagcaggtgcacCCCGACATCGGCATCTCCTCCAAGGCCATGTCcatcatgaactccttcatcaacgACATCTTCGAGAAGCTCGCCGGCGAGGCCGCCAAGCTCGCCCGCTACAACAAGAAGCCCACCATCACCTCCCGGGAGATCCAGACCTCCGTCCGCCTCGTCCTCCCTGGGGAGCTCGCCAAGCACGCCGTCTCCGAGGGCACCAAGGCAGTCACCAAGTTCACCTCCTCTTAG